The Polypterus senegalus isolate Bchr_013 chromosome 9, ASM1683550v1, whole genome shotgun sequence genome includes a window with the following:
- the LOC120534861 gene encoding paraneoplastic antigen Ma1-like → MDVYEIIAWCKEKNVALENAVVLSNVPLDITDTVIYRVLDTVKGTGKTKVHGRCSDKTGREQFVLVETSKRVSEISFPVLIGIPDEIGPWSTQVLSATSPSSGSSKGEEFHTKLMSFLKQEGKSLADIQNVASPALTLNTELVSAINSLVQKCQTASPVEAQNYRKLRTFSGLTPTPNGEEDYEVWAEHTTHILEEWQCSDNVKKQRLVECLRGPAADIVRFVKVENPSATSCDYLKALDTAFGPTENASDLMVKFRNTFQEKGEKLSVYIIKLDKLLHSVLRKGGLKSSELNRLRIEQIIEGSSR, encoded by the coding sequence ATGGATGTATATGAGATTATTGCTTGGTGTAAAGAGAAGAATGTTGCACTTGAGAATGCTGTTGTTTTAAGCAATGTGCCACTGGACATTACAGACACAGTTATATATAGGGTGCTAGACACAGTTAAGGGAACTGGCAAGACAAAAGTGCATGGTCGATGCAGTGATAAAACAGGTAGGGAGCAATTTGTCTTAGTAGAGACTTCTAAAAGGGTTTCTGAAATTTCTTTCCCAGTTCTTATTGGAATTCCTGATGAAATAGGCCCATGGTCCACTCAAGTACTTAGTGCTACATCCCCTTCATCTGGCAGTAGTAAAGGTGAAGAGTTCCATACTAAGCTTATGTCTTTCTTGAAACAAGAGGGAAAATCTTTAGCTGACATACAGAATGTAGCTTCCCCAGCTCTCACACTTAACACTGAGTTAGTTAGCGCAATTAATTCACTAGTTCAGAAATGCCAAACTGCCTCACCAGTAGAAGCACAGAATTACAGGAAACTGCGCACATTTTCTGGACTGACTCCTACACCAAATGGGGAGGAAGACTATGAGGTATGGGCTGAACACACTACACATATTCTCGAAGAATGGCAGTGTTCTGACAATGTGAAGAAACAGAGACTAGTGGAATGCCTTAGAGGGCCCGCAGCAGATATTGTGaggtttgtgaaggttgaaaatcCTTCAGCTACTTCTTGTGACTACCTGAAGGCTCTAGATACAGCATTTGGTCCTACGGAGAATGCATCTGATCTGATGGTGAAATTCAGAAATACCTTCCAAGAAAAAGGGGAAAAGCTCTCTGTGTATATAATCAAGCTAGATAAGCTACTACACAGTGTTCTGCGAAAAGGGGGACTGAAGTCTTCTGAATTGAATCGCCTTCGTATTGAGCAAATAATTGAGGGCTCTTCCAGATGA